The following nucleotide sequence is from Acetonema longum DSM 6540.
ACAAATACAAGCCCTCAATCCGGAACTCGTATCGGTCAAAATGCAATGGCAATATGTTGAAAAATACAAAGATCAGGCCGCGTTTGTATGCCTGTCCGATACCGATAAGCGTAATCTGATCTTGTATCTGGCGCCCCTTGTCTATCTGGATGATACCGATGAATACGCCAAAGGCTTTGACAATCTGATGTACGGCATGATGCTTGCGCAGATTGAGGGTTTGCCGCAGTTTAAAAAAGGGAAACGGCAATTAACCGATATTAGCGCAGGCCTGGCGAAACGGATCAGCATCCCGCAAGTCAAAGAAAAAATTGAGCTGATCCATTCTATCCAAACCGATGAATTTTGGCGGAATGCGGATTTATTGACACTGGAAACGGTCAGAGCGGCCCTGCGGGATTTGATTAAGTTTATTGTGGATGCCGGCGGGCGGAATTCGATTTATACCAACCTGGCCGACAGCATTCTCGGAGTCAGGGAGGGCGAGACGATCTATCCTGCCTATGACTTTGAGGATTATAGGCTGAAAGTGAACCGGTATATCGAAGCGAACAAGGACAACCTCGCCATCCATAAACTCCGCAACAACATTCCGCTGACAGCAGCCGACTACGAAAGCCTGGAGTATATTTTGACCGGTGATCTCGGCTCCAGGAGCGACTACGAGCAAGCCTTCGGGGATACGCCATTCGGCTTATTGGTGCGTAAAATCGGCAAGCTTGAATACGATGCCGCCATGAAGGTGTTCTCCGAATTTATTAATGACCAGGCGCTCAGCCAGGCGCAAATTGTGTTTGTAAAAAAGATCGTGGACTATATCGTTCAAAATGGCTATGTAGAGAATATGGCTGAATTGATGAAGCCGCCTTTTGATAAGCCGGTTAGCTTCATGAAGCTGTTTGATAAGACAAAGCAGCAGCGCATTATGGAGTTGGTGACCGGGGTGAGGGAGAATGCGGTACGGGTTATAGGGTAGCCGAGTTTAATTTTATTGGATGGTACTACTATTTTAAAGGCCGGAAGAATCGTTTTACTCGGGCATTATCTAAACATTGGCTTTGCTGTCCATAGAAATTTTAGGCTCTGGCTAATTCAAGTCAAGAACCGTCACTGAAACCACTCTGAAACCACTATAACTTCGTCGGCGGAAATATTTTACAAACTAGAGGGACGATCATCGAGTTGCCAAATTGAAAGAGTAATTGGTAGTTTGTGTGGGGTTGTAACGAGAAGTTGACAAAAAAGGACCGTCCGAAACCACTGAAAAAGTCGGTAAAAAGAGCATTTCGCATGGTGTAAACCCTTGATTTATGAAGGGTGACATTTCTAAAATCGGGGTTTTTCAGTAGTTTCACACAGCCTAACGTCCCCGTCCGTCCCCTCCCTTATAAAACTACACACGAGGAAAGACATGGAAAATAGTGGATTGTTTTCAGATATCATGTGTCGAAAAAACGCTCTTTTTCGTTGTAATCAGCTATTCCCTTTGCTATAATAAAATATAATTATGGGATTGTCTTCCACTTCCTGCTTTTTGCGAAAGGGCAAGTGTTTTGAATAGGGGAGAGAAGTATGGATAATACCCCGATACTAAGCATGATGAAAAAATGCGATATTCTGTTTGAAAATGAAAGCATTTCAAACGGTCTTTTAATTTCGACCTTTTCTTACTATATGTCTAGTTTAATGCACTCTACAAAAAAGGATAGTGGAATCATTTATCATACCGGTTCATCCATATTCGATTTATTGTTAACAACTTTTGCCGCACTGTCTTGCCTTGTCTATGATGAATTAACACCACAAGAATTGGTTGCTTCACTTAATCCTGGCGATATTATTATTTACAAGGATAGGACAAGAGCCGAATTTTTAGGTATCGATGAAAAAGGGTTTGTAAAAATTCAATATGGGTCAACTAAAGGGAAATATCAGTCACCAATTACTGAGACAATTTCCCCGGCATCCTTTTACAAAATCAAGCCATACCAAGGCGAAGCCACTATATTAGATGGGCGTGGTATCCTGAATGACTCTAAAGCTAAGATTGATTTTTTGCAATCCGCTTTTGAAACGGAGTTATCTGATATTTCGAGTGTGACTAAAAAATCTGTAGTAGTTGTAAGTAGTCGAGATTTTGCAGATACCTTTATCAATAATATTAGAATTCGTTATGATGGAACAGAGTCCGTCTGTATAACCGACTTGATGCCCGTATCATATTTTTCGGAAAATAAGGAATACCCCTATCGCGGTAATCCTGGTAAAAACAATCCCGTTCTCAGATTTACAAACAAGGTTTCTGTAGCCAGAGATCAAGTATACGCAGATGAAGAAAAAAGTATTTTCGCCATTGCTGTTCTAGGCGGGCAGATTGTCAAGAATGGTGAATCTGAACTGCCTGATTTACTTAATAGAAGAAGTCTCAAAAAAGCTTTCATATCCGTACCTATTATTGACGGCTTCGATAGTCTTTGCGAGACCTATACAGATGCGACTGTTTTTGCCTGTACGAAAGATATGCTATTATCCAGTTCATTGCCAATTACTCCCCAGGGCCCTCTGACCCTTGAAATCGAAACGCAGATTGCAAATATTTTAGACAGAGAAATTATTGAATACGATGCGGACAGTATTATTAATTCCGAAGAATATCGAGATTTTCGTCATAATATTCAAGCTGTTCGTCACCATGTTCAGAATGATGATTTAATAGATAGGCTTATTATTGAAAGCTATTCTCTGGTGAACTATCTTTCAAATATCACTTTTCCTCTAAATATGGTTGAAGCCAAGCGGCAAAATATAGAGATTGTATTTCCATCGGCATCAGAAAAGATCACTTTTATAAAAAGCGTCATCGAAAATTACGATGGTGTATTAGCTACCCTGTTATTGAAAATTTCCGATATTCTTGATAAAGCGTATCGTGCAGTGGAAACTAAAAACCCAAAAGAAGCCCTATTACTGAAAGCATTGTATAATGCGCTTGAAAGCGGGACTGTACTGGTGTTGGTTCCAAAGTCGTATCATGTGGATATCCTTAAGTCACTTCTGCCGACGGATATCAGCGCCAATACCCAATTATACATAAAAACTATAGGGGCTTTTGATCATAAGGGAAGTTATGATTCCGTTCTGTTTGTTGGGTGTTTAGGAACAAAGCGATTTTCAATTTTCTCTGTCTTTGTTTCACCCATAGTAAAGTGTCTCTTATATCCACACGAAAGACCCCTGTATGATTATCAAAAAAAAGCGTATGCTCAGAAGGAAGCAAAACTTAATAATCGCTCCGCTATAAAATATGATTTCGGAAATGTTGACGAAGAAGAGGCAATACAAAATGTAGAAATTCTGGATGATTTTGAGATTGAAGAATACATAGATGCCATTACTATAAAGACAGCATTACAGACCATCTCAAATACGGTTGACGGAGTAACTACAAAGGCCGATATTGTTCGGGTTGCTACAACTACTGATGGGGAATCCGTTTTCTTCACAAAATATTACACTCCATATATTTTTGACCGCGATCAAATGACTGTTACAGAAAGCACTGTAAAAGATATCAATGCCGGCGATATGCTTCTATTTACCAAAAATAGCGACCAAACAAAAGATATCGTTGAGGAAATCATAAAAAAACTTGCTGTTTCAAATGAGCAAATCAATGAAGCTTTTCGAAAATCAAAGCATTGGAAGAACCGTCTGTTAAAGTACAAACAGGAAAATAACCTTTCATTTCAAGATTTATCGGATGAGATGAAAGCATATGGAACACCTAAACACGCCGTTACTTTAAGAACCTGGCTAAATCCTGAAAGTCGAATAATTGCGCCTAGAGAAGAAGGTTCTTTTTACCAAATAGCACTTATCTGTGAAGATGAAGAAATGATGTCTTCTCCGGAAGCTTTTCACGAGGCGTGCAACACAATTCGCAGCTTGAGAATCAGAATCCTAAAACTCATTGGCCAAAGTGTTATTAAAAACTATCAGCACGCATCTGAAAATGTTTCATTCCTGTCAAGTATTGTAAGAGATGAGCTTGACGCCTTATCCCAAATTGTTCAAATTGATGCTATCGCAGATGTTTGCGATGTACAAGTTTCCGTCACCTATGCAAATCGTCCTTATGCTTTATAGAGAGGAGTGGCTTACATGACCAAAGCGGAAATACAACAGCAAACATATGCCGCGCGCAATGTTCTGATTAATGAGGTGCGGAAAGAATTGCTTGGCCCCGGATCGGAACATTCGATACCGGACGAATCGCATGAGATAATAACCGACTTACCGGAAGTACGTTATTCTGTTGGAATATTATTTCCGCAAAAAGAAAAGTACATGGCCGACAATGATGATAGCGCCAAACCAAGTGAAAATAATATGGATACAGATGATGAAGACAATGAAGACGATATTTGTCTTTCATCGGAGCCGGTCTCTCAAAGTCGTCAAGAAGCGGTTAATATCCCGGACGAAGAATCTTTAGATGAAGAAATAAGCCTGTCTTCACAAAATATGCCGTCTTCAATGGGGTATACTTTTTTTGTTCGAGGCAATAGCAGTCATATATTTGCTAATATTCAATTCGGCACATACAAGAAGGCCAGGTTGGCTGATTGTGCGGTTCCATTTAAGCTTGCTGCCGATGATAGCTATGAATTACCGGTTCAGTTTCGATCTTATGCTGAAATAGATCGGGCGAATAAGCTGCTAAGGTTGATTCAACCGCTTCAAAAAAAATATGTGTACCAGTCATTTAACAATTATGAAAACCTAACAGAAGGTGCAGCGCTAAAAGAACCGCTTATCACACTTTGTAATCAGTTGGGGCGAAATGGATTCGTGAGAATCCCCCATGATGTTAATATTGATATTGATTTTACTCCGGCAGACTATGTTGATCAAAACCATGATTTAGACGGAACAAGTGCAAAAATAACTGCGTTAAGAAAACAGATCGCACCGGATGTTTTCTCCATAACGATAATGATGGTCAATGGCGCTTCTGGAAGTTATAATGGAATGAATTCTATTTTTCAGCCACAGATTAAAGTTATAGCATCGGAGGAGTCCCCTTATCGCTTTTGTGAGTATACCGGGCTTGCTAATGAAAACTCCCAAGATGAAGAGGAACTTTCTTTAGCTCTTCTATACCGAAATAAAAAAGTATATGGCACAGGACACGGTACATCTGTAAACTGGAATATTGATAAAAATGGGTTAGGCTATATTGTCACTGATTTTTTTCCGCAGATCGAGGTGCCACAAATGGATTTTGGTATTGCCGATTCCTCAGTGGATCAAAAGTGCCTTTCGATGAAATATTTGTCCGACTTAGATTCTGCGGCTATGACAGAAAAAATTGCTGCAATGAAAGCACTTATCAATTCATATTCAGCATGGATAGATAAGCTGTCCAAAATGAGTAAAAACGAAGAAGAAGTGGCGGTTGCCTTTCAAGCAAAGGCAAAGGCGCATATTGTCGATTGTAAAGACGCTTGTGACCGCATGAATATGGGACTGCGCCTTTTAGAAGAAAATCAAATGATTTCACAATCATTGCAACTGGCAAACCGGGCAATGTTTATGCAACGTATCCATCTTAAACTTCAAGAAGTTGATAAGTATCCCGGCGATATCGAATTACAAGAACACATCAAAGCCTTAAACTATTATGACGAAAGTAATTCATATTTTTGGAGGCCGTTTCAGTTGGCCTTTTTGTTGATGAGCCTCCAATCAATTGTAGACCCAAATTGTAAAGAGCGAGATATAGTAGACTTGATTTGGTTCCCTACCGGTGGCGGCAAAACTGAAGCATATTTAGGGCTAACTGCTTTCACCATCTTCTATCGACGATTAGCTTTTCCTGATACCTCCGGCGGAACAACTGTGATTATGCGCTATACATTACGCCTTTTAGCTGCACAACAATTTGTGCGTGCGGCAACACTTATATGTGCATGTGAGGCCATTCGAAAAGATTCATTATTGAAAAAAAAGTATCCCGTTTATCCACTGGGATCGGAAGCTATTTCTATCGGACTGTGGATTGGCGGCGACCATACCCCCAATAAAAATGGTAAAGCAAAAGAGCATTTCGATAAGCTGTGGAATGCGAAAGATGCTTTCCAGCTAAAGTATGCGAAAGACCAAAATAATAAGTTTCAAATATTGAAATGCCCTTGGTGCGGAACAAAAATGGTAAAGGATGTAAGAGCAGATAAGAAAGTGGTTGGGGAATGGGGTTATCGTCTAAGAAACAACAAACACTTTTATCTGTGTTGTCCCCAAGAAGATTGCGATTATAAAGACAAATTACCGATTCAAATAGTCGATGAGGAATTGTACGATTCGCCACCTACCTTGCTATTTGGCACTGTGGATAAGTTTGCAATGCTTCCTTGGAAAAATGATGTCGGATCATTCTTTGCAACGAACTCGAATAACCGTACCCCGGAACTTATCATACAAGATGAGTTGCATTTGATTTCAGGTCCGTTGGGCACTATGGTCGGATTGTACGAAACCGCAGTAGATGCGCTATGCTCGGCCAAAGGAGTTAAACCCAAAATTATTGCTTCAACAGCTACTATACGCAGAGCGAAAGAGCAATGCTCGGTGCTATATAACAGAGAAGTACGACAGTTTCCCCCATCCGGGCTAAATGCTGATGATTCGTATTTTGCGCGTGAAGCCAAGCTTTCCGTTGAAGAACAAAAATATGGACGTATGTATATTGGCATCATGCCGTCGGGAAAAACAAAAGCCATGATGGAAATACGGGCTATTGCAGCAATTTTACAGCGTGTCGATATGATGCAGCTTCCAGATGAAGTAAAAGACAAGTTCTGGACTTTAGCAATATATTTCAACAGCCTCAGAGATTTGGGCAAATGCCGCACAATGATTGATGATGATGTGAAAGATTTTATCAAGAGAACGGCGTATCGATTTGGTGTAGGTCGTGGCAGAACGATTGCCGAAGCCTCTGAGTTAACAAGTAGGATTTCCACATCAGAACTGAATGAAACCTTGGAAAAATTAGAGCGGCTTGAATATTCAAAAGAGAATCAAGACAATAGAAAATGGGCTATTCATACATTGCTTGCCACAAATATGATTTCAGTTGGGGTGGATGTGGCTCGATTGAATGTCATGCTCATAGTAGGGCAACCGAAGCTGACGAGTGAATATATACAGGCTTCAAGTCGCATAGGACGTTCCTATCCCGGAGTCGCTATCACGCTATACGATGGAACAAAGAGCCGAGACCGCTCTCACTATGAGCAATTCAAATCCTACCATGAATCGTTCTATCGTTTTGTAGAGCCAACAGGAGCAACGCCCTTTTCAAAACCTGCTCGTGATAGAGCATTACACGCGGTCATTGTTTCTATGGTAAGGCATTTGTATGGGCTTTCAAGTGACCCGGATGCGGCGACGTTTGACCCTGAATATCTGCAAAGCGATTTAGCGGAAATGCGGACCTATATTCTTAAAAGGGTAAATGAAATCAATTCTCGAACATGGAACGATCTCGAAGACGATACCGCTGAGATTGAAACTCGTATTAATGAAATAGTGACGGCTTGGTATGATCGTGTTAAAATTGCAGGTGGAGAGAATTTCTATTACGGGGATCGCTTTATGATGAAGGCTCCTGCTGCGGGCCAAAAAAGGCTTCTAAAAGTCTTTGGAACTTCGGCTGGTGATCCGGCCTATGAAACCATGACATCTATGCGAAATGTCGATCAAAGCATTGCCGCCAATATTTTGGTTTGGGAGGATGAATTATGAGCAATATGCTTTCTCCTAAAGACAGAATCGTTTTTGCCAACCCATCCGAGCGTATTAAGTATAATGTGCGAAGCTCTCAAGCTATTCTCCAATATGGCGTAGGTGCTATGGTTGATTTTCCCGATCAAACATTGATGACGGCTGCCCCTGAATACTGGGCGGATAAGGTAGTGCGGATTTACGATGAGCGTTTGCAGCATGTACTTAAAGTGGATTATTTTGGCATGCCTGGTGGTAGCGATGAACCACAATTTCGAGAAGGGATTTCATATGTTCGTTTCCCGCAATGGTATTTCTGCCCTAAATGTCGCCGCTTTCAACCAATTAAGCAATGGTATAAAGAATATAAAAAGAAGTCCGCAGCCAAGAAGTTAGACAGTGATCCTTACATGAAAACACCGCGATGCCTCGAATGTCGGCAAGACCTTGTGGCTGCACGTATTGTTATTGTATGTGCGCATGGCCATATAGATGACTTTCCATGGATAGAATGGGCTCATCGCAGAAATGCTGGAGGTGCTAAAAAAGTATGTGACAACCCACAGCTTACTTTTAGCACTGGAACAACTGCAACGGCGGGATTGGAGGGCATTAGTATAAAGTGCACCAACTGCAACGCAAAAGCGACACTTTATGAAGCTTTTGATCCAACTATCTTTGACCGCCTAGATGAGCGGGATGGAACCGATACATTTGTATGTAGTGGTAACCAGCCATGGAAACATCATTCGGTCATTTGTGGGGCCCATCCTCGAGCTATGCAAAGGGGTGCTTCATCGGTATATTTTCCTAAAACCGTGAGTTCCTTAGTGATTCCGCCTTACTCCGATCATCTAAGTAGTTCTATAGAAAGGAGTTCGGGGTATTCCGACTGTCAGATTAAAATTGCCGGATATAAAGAAGAAGAAAGTTCCGATGATGATATCAATGAGCGCATTAAAAGGCAATTAGATAAATGGGCCTCTACTATTGCGGCGCAAATATTGGAACCGCCTGCAATAATTAAACCCATATTAGAAAGAAAATTGCTGCTTCACTCGGAAGAAGCGGACCCAAACTATCAAACAGATAGCGTAAAGTATAGAGCCGAAGAATTTGATGCACTTACCGGTTTAGTGGCAAAACCAAGTTTAGATACGGATGATTTTGTACGAGAAGATATGGATATTAAAAAATATGAGATTCCCGGTTTGAAAAGCGTGTCTTTGATACATAAAATCCGTGAGATACGTGCTTTAACCGGCTTCACTCGAATTAATCCCCCCGGTTTATCCGATACGGGAAAAGATACACTCGGTTTTGTGTCGGTAAAAGAGCCGGAAACCTCCTGGTATCCTGCTTATGAAGTTCGCGGAGAGGGTATCTTTTTAGAGTTTAATAAGAAAGAATTAGACGATTGGGCTGCATATCGGCCGGTTATTCAAAAAAGAGCACGTGAAATAGAAGGCAATTATTTTGCCACACTTATGGGCGAAGTGATTCCCAGAAAGGTATCACCTCAGTTTGTTTTCTTGCATACTTTGGCGCATGTTTTAATCCGGCAACTTAGTTTCGAGTGCGGGTACACCGTTGCCTCCTTGCGAGAACGGATTTATTGTGCATCAGAGGAAGACGGAAAAGAGATGGCCGGCATATTTATTTATACTGCCTCCGGAGATTCGGAAGGAACATTAGGCGGATTGGTGCGCCAGGGAAAACCGGATGCACTACCTAAGGTTTTTAAAAGAGCCGTTTTAGGTAGTGTTATATGTTCCAATGATCCGGTTTGTATCTCTACGGAACAAGGACAAGGCCGTGATGCCTTAAATCTGGCAGCTTGTCATGCCTGTTCCTTGTTGCCGGAAACAAGCTGCGAGGAATTTAATGTCTTTCTTGACCGTGGGATGCTGATCGGAACATTTGATAATAATGATATTGGATTTTATAGCGAATGGGTTGCAAATACATGACCGGGTGATAGAAATATGCTTGGATACACGGCTGTTGATTTATTTTGTGGCTGTGGCGGCATGACGGAAGGACTCCGGCAGGCAGGTTTTCATGTTATTGCCGGAATTGAGCTTGATGATAATGCTGCGTCAGCTTATAAAATGAATCATGAGGACAGTACAGTTTTATTTCATGAGAATATTCTTGATGTCAATACCGATGATATCGCAAAGCTGCTGAAGGGAGAACCGTTGTCTCTTTTAGCGGCTTGTCCGCCATGCCAAGGTTTTTCTTCTCTGAGAAGAAAAAACAAAAAAGGGGCAGTAAATGATCCGCGAAACAAATTAATCCATCAATTTTATCGATTTGCTGATGAACTGCGGCCGATTACTATTATGCTCGAAAACGTCCCTGCGCTTTCTGAATATGACGATTTTAAAGAAGTGGTCAAAAAACTGGCGGGATTAGGATATTCTCTTGATCATCAAATAGTAAACGTAGAAAGGTATGGCGTTCCACAGCGAAGAAAACGATTGGTATTACTGGGTTCACTATTAGGCAATATTCAAATTAAGCAAGGTAGTAATACGCTGGTCACAGTAAGAGCTACCATAGAAAATTTGGAAAGCCCCGAGGATACCTCTGACCCGATTCACAAAATATACCCGACCCATAAAGAGAAGATTCAGAGACAGATCGAGATTACACCACATGACGGTGGGAGCAGAAGTGATTTGCCGGAGGATTATCTTCTAGAATGCCATAAGAAACCCGGTATTGGATTCAAAGATGTATATGGCCGATTGCGTTGGGACAGCGTGTCATCCACAATAACAGGAGGATGTCTTAATCCATCAAAAGGACGGTTTCTACATCCGGTGGCGAACAGAACGCTAACTGCACGAGAAGCGGCGTTATTACAGACATTTCCATCTAACTATAGATTCCCCATCGATATTCGTAGAAGTGCTCTCGCATTGATGATCGGGAATGCTTTACCACCTGAATTTTGCAGACAACAAGCCCAATCGGTGAAGGAACATTTGGATGTGATTTTCA
It contains:
- a CDS encoding DrmE family protein; its protein translation is MDNTPILSMMKKCDILFENESISNGLLISTFSYYMSSLMHSTKKDSGIIYHTGSSIFDLLLTTFAALSCLVYDELTPQELVASLNPGDIIIYKDRTRAEFLGIDEKGFVKIQYGSTKGKYQSPITETISPASFYKIKPYQGEATILDGRGILNDSKAKIDFLQSAFETELSDISSVTKKSVVVVSSRDFADTFINNIRIRYDGTESVCITDLMPVSYFSENKEYPYRGNPGKNNPVLRFTNKVSVARDQVYADEEKSIFAIAVLGGQIVKNGESELPDLLNRRSLKKAFISVPIIDGFDSLCETYTDATVFACTKDMLLSSSLPITPQGPLTLEIETQIANILDREIIEYDADSIINSEEYRDFRHNIQAVRHHVQNDDLIDRLIIESYSLVNYLSNITFPLNMVEAKRQNIEIVFPSASEKITFIKSVIENYDGVLATLLLKISDILDKAYRAVETKNPKEALLLKALYNALESGTVLVLVPKSYHVDILKSLLPTDISANTQLYIKTIGAFDHKGSYDSVLFVGCLGTKRFSIFSVFVSPIVKCLLYPHERPLYDYQKKAYAQKEAKLNNRSAIKYDFGNVDEEEAIQNVEILDDFEIEEYIDAITIKTALQTISNTVDGVTTKADIVRVATTTDGESVFFTKYYTPYIFDRDQMTVTESTVKDINAGDMLLFTKNSDQTKDIVEEIIKKLAVSNEQINEAFRKSKHWKNRLLKYKQENNLSFQDLSDEMKAYGTPKHAVTLRTWLNPESRIIAPREEGSFYQIALICEDEEMMSSPEAFHEACNTIRSLRIRILKLIGQSVIKNYQHASENVSFLSSIVRDELDALSQIVQIDAIADVCDVQVSVTYANRPYAL
- a CDS encoding helicase-related protein, which gives rise to MTKAEIQQQTYAARNVLINEVRKELLGPGSEHSIPDESHEIITDLPEVRYSVGILFPQKEKYMADNDDSAKPSENNMDTDDEDNEDDICLSSEPVSQSRQEAVNIPDEESLDEEISLSSQNMPSSMGYTFFVRGNSSHIFANIQFGTYKKARLADCAVPFKLAADDSYELPVQFRSYAEIDRANKLLRLIQPLQKKYVYQSFNNYENLTEGAALKEPLITLCNQLGRNGFVRIPHDVNIDIDFTPADYVDQNHDLDGTSAKITALRKQIAPDVFSITIMMVNGASGSYNGMNSIFQPQIKVIASEESPYRFCEYTGLANENSQDEEELSLALLYRNKKVYGTGHGTSVNWNIDKNGLGYIVTDFFPQIEVPQMDFGIADSSVDQKCLSMKYLSDLDSAAMTEKIAAMKALINSYSAWIDKLSKMSKNEEEVAVAFQAKAKAHIVDCKDACDRMNMGLRLLEENQMISQSLQLANRAMFMQRIHLKLQEVDKYPGDIELQEHIKALNYYDESNSYFWRPFQLAFLLMSLQSIVDPNCKERDIVDLIWFPTGGGKTEAYLGLTAFTIFYRRLAFPDTSGGTTVIMRYTLRLLAAQQFVRAATLICACEAIRKDSLLKKKYPVYPLGSEAISIGLWIGGDHTPNKNGKAKEHFDKLWNAKDAFQLKYAKDQNNKFQILKCPWCGTKMVKDVRADKKVVGEWGYRLRNNKHFYLCCPQEDCDYKDKLPIQIVDEELYDSPPTLLFGTVDKFAMLPWKNDVGSFFATNSNNRTPELIIQDELHLISGPLGTMVGLYETAVDALCSAKGVKPKIIASTATIRRAKEQCSVLYNREVRQFPPSGLNADDSYFAREAKLSVEEQKYGRMYIGIMPSGKTKAMMEIRAIAAILQRVDMMQLPDEVKDKFWTLAIYFNSLRDLGKCRTMIDDDVKDFIKRTAYRFGVGRGRTIAEASELTSRISTSELNETLEKLERLEYSKENQDNRKWAIHTLLATNMISVGVDVARLNVMLIVGQPKLTSEYIQASSRIGRSYPGVAITLYDGTKSRDRSHYEQFKSYHESFYRFVEPTGATPFSKPARDRALHAVIVSMVRHLYGLSSDPDAATFDPEYLQSDLAEMRTYILKRVNEINSRTWNDLEDDTAEIETRINEIVTAWYDRVKIAGGENFYYGDRFMMKAPAAGQKRLLKVFGTSAGDPAYETMTSMRNVDQSIAANILVWEDEL
- the drmB gene encoding DUF1998 domain-containing protein; translation: MSNMLSPKDRIVFANPSERIKYNVRSSQAILQYGVGAMVDFPDQTLMTAAPEYWADKVVRIYDERLQHVLKVDYFGMPGGSDEPQFREGISYVRFPQWYFCPKCRRFQPIKQWYKEYKKKSAAKKLDSDPYMKTPRCLECRQDLVAARIVIVCAHGHIDDFPWIEWAHRRNAGGAKKVCDNPQLTFSTGTTATAGLEGISIKCTNCNAKATLYEAFDPTIFDRLDERDGTDTFVCSGNQPWKHHSVICGAHPRAMQRGASSVYFPKTVSSLVIPPYSDHLSSSIERSSGYSDCQIKIAGYKEEESSDDDINERIKRQLDKWASTIAAQILEPPAIIKPILERKLLLHSEEADPNYQTDSVKYRAEEFDALTGLVAKPSLDTDDFVREDMDIKKYEIPGLKSVSLIHKIREIRALTGFTRINPPGLSDTGKDTLGFVSVKEPETSWYPAYEVRGEGIFLEFNKKELDDWAAYRPVIQKRAREIEGNYFATLMGEVIPRKVSPQFVFLHTLAHVLIRQLSFECGYTVASLRERIYCASEEDGKEMAGIFIYTASGDSEGTLGGLVRQGKPDALPKVFKRAVLGSVICSNDPVCISTEQGQGRDALNLAACHACSLLPETSCEEFNVFLDRGMLIGTFDNNDIGFYSEWVANT
- the vsr gene encoding DNA mismatch endonuclease Vsr — its product is MLGYTAVDLFCGCGGMTEGLRQAGFHVIAGIELDDNAASAYKMNHEDSTVLFHENILDVNTDDIAKLLKGEPLSLLAACPPCQGFSSLRRKNKKGAVNDPRNKLIHQFYRFADELRPITIMLENVPALSEYDDFKEVVKKLAGLGYSLDHQIVNVERYGVPQRRKRLVLLGSLLGNIQIKQGSNTLVTVRATIENLESPEDTSDPIHKIYPTHKEKIQRQIEITPHDGGSRSDLPEDYLLECHKKPGIGFKDVYGRLRWDSVSSTITGGCLNPSKGRFLHPVANRTLTAREAALLQTFPSNYRFPIDIRRSALALMIGNALPPEFCRQQAQSVKEHLDVIFMPDIFDKEKRSQIMRSVKNKGTKQELIIRELLCSLGFGQYRLSTSQLRCAPDIVYPGRKKAIFVNGCFWHGHDCQRGTLPSSNREFWEEKISNNKQRDNINYQEIESQGWSFLVIWQCEIKRKNMTNLEERIIIFMQS